The sequence below is a genomic window from Nocardia fluminea.
ACACGGTCCGGTCGGCCGCGGTGGTTGGGAGGGGTCCTCCTGCGGTTTCTTCGGCTCCGCACCGGACCCGCCCAGTTGCGGTTCGGTGGTGAACGGACTCGACGCCGACTCGTCGAAACGGGCGCACCCGGCTAGCAAAACGGTGCTGAGTGCCACCCCGACTGCCACGCGGCCCGCGATTCCCGAACTCATAGGTCAGACGTTACCGGCACCGGCACGGGCCTGACACGCCCGTCGCGTCCGAAAGGGGCCGCCCGGACGGGGCCGCGAGTCGAGCGGGGCTGACACGCCCGTTGCGAGGAAGGGCGCCACACCGCGACAGCACGTCATAAGGTGAGTCGGTGACCGACAAGTCGAATGACACTCCGAAGGCCGAAGGTTCGGCACCGGCCGGGCAGGGCCCATCGGCGGCTGGTCGCCCGGTGACCAGCCCGTTCGATTCGCCGACGACGCAGATGCGTAAGCCGGATCCGAAGGACATCCCACGCACCGACGAGGATCTCGGTCTCGACCCCGGTGACGAGGTTCCCGGTGCGAGCACCGCGCACACCGGTCGTGGCGGCACCGACGAAGAGTACGGGTACGCGACGATCCCGCCCGCGTCCGCCGCCTCGGCGGGCACCGTGCGCTTGCAGCGCCGCAACCGCGAGGCCCGCCGCGGCACCCTGGACCTCGGCCTGTTCGTGCTGCGCCTGGTCGTCGGCTACACCTTCATCTACCACGGTCTGCAGAAGCTGACCGGCTGGTTCCACGGACCCGGTCTGGACGGTACCAAGACGATGATGGAAAGCGGCGGCTGGGACTACCCGTCGCTGTCGACCGCGCTGGTGATCGCCGGTGAACTCGGCGGCGGCATCCTGCTGGTGCTCGGCCTGGCCACCCCGCTCGCCGCGGGTGCCGTGCTGGCCACGATCCTGAACGCGTGGATGTGGAAGCAGGGCATGGTCCCCGGCTTCCAGTACAACGCGGGCACTCCCACCGGCGTCGAACTCGACTCCGTCCTGGCGGGTTCGGCCCTGGCGATCATCCTCACCGGTCCCGGCCGCTGGTCCTTCGACCGCACTAGAGGCTGGGCCACTCGCCCGGCTTACGGTTCCTTCGTGGTGGTCGTGCTGGCCATTGCCGCCGCCATCCTCACCTACTGGTTCCTGCACGGCGGCAACCCCCTGAAGGGCATCGGCCCCTTCTGATCCACCGCTACCTACGGCAGCAACGGTCGCGATGGTGCGGGCTCGGCCAGGTGAGCGGTCATCGTGGCGTGCACGTCGGCCAGGAAGCTCTCGAATCGGCGTAGCTCCTCGGGGGAGTATTTCCCCATCACCGTGTCCTCCACCTTCGTGCCGAGTGGGCCGAAGAAATCGTTGGCGAAAGTGTGGATGCGGGGTGTGCTGCGCAGCGTGATGACGCGGCGGTCGTCGTGTTCTCTGCTGCGCACGATATGACCGGCCTGCTCCAGCCGGTTCAGCAGCGCGGTGGTGGCGCTGTTGGACAACGCGATCCGTTCGCTGAGCCGCGCCGGTGACAGCGTGCTTCCGCGTTCCTCCGCGGTGAGGATCTCGATCAGCGCCTCGGCATCGGTCGAGTGCAGCCCGAGCCAGGTCGCGAATCGGCGCGCGAGTTCCCGGTAGCTCGCACCGTAGGCCCGCATGCCTTCGTGGATCCGTTCGTACTGGGCGCGCGCGTCCGCCTGGCTCATAGGTTCCTTTCGCATCGTTTGACATCCTATT
It includes:
- a CDS encoding DoxX family protein, giving the protein MTDKSNDTPKAEGSAPAGQGPSAAGRPVTSPFDSPTTQMRKPDPKDIPRTDEDLGLDPGDEVPGASTAHTGRGGTDEEYGYATIPPASAASAGTVRLQRRNREARRGTLDLGLFVLRLVVGYTFIYHGLQKLTGWFHGPGLDGTKTMMESGGWDYPSLSTALVIAGELGGGILLVLGLATPLAAGAVLATILNAWMWKQGMVPGFQYNAGTPTGVELDSVLAGSALAIILTGPGRWSFDRTRGWATRPAYGSFVVVVLAIAAAILTYWFLHGGNPLKGIGPF
- a CDS encoding MarR family winged helix-turn-helix transcriptional regulator, which produces MSQADARAQYERIHEGMRAYGASYRELARRFATWLGLHSTDAEALIEILTAEERGSTLSPARLSERIALSNSATTALLNRLEQAGHIVRSREHDDRRVITLRSTPRIHTFANDFFGPLGTKVEDTVMGKYSPEELRRFESFLADVHATMTAHLAEPAPSRPLLP